The region GAAGTATGTTTTTCCAATACAATTGGAAATAGTTGCGAATTTTAGTAATAAAGGTAACATGGAAGACAGATATAAAAAATGGAGGGGATATTAATGGATCTGACTGTATATTTAGCCGGACAAATTCATGATGACTGGCGTGAAAAAGTAAAAGCCAAGGCAAAAGAAAAAAGCTTGCCGATTTCGTTTGTATCACCGCAGACAAATCACGAACGATCCGATAATGTCGGGGAAGATATTCTTGGAGAGCAACCGAACAAAACAGTTAAAGATGATGCTGCATCCGACATCAATAACTTCAGAACTGAGGTATTAATGCAGAAATCCGATGCGGTTATTGCATTATTCGGGGAAAGTTACAAGCAGTGGAATACCGCAATGGATGCGAGTGCAGCCATTTCAATGAATAAACCGACCATTATCGTACGTCCGGACTCACTGGTGCATCCGCTGAAGGAGCTATCAAACAAAGCGAATGTAACCGTTGGAAACATCGACCAGGCACTGGATGTATTAGCCTACATTTATGAATAAGGAAGTAGTAAGCAGCGGGAACCCCCGTTGCTTATTTTTGGCTGAAGTCATACTGCCCTTTTAAAAGTGTAACAACATGTACAAACATTTCTTTCCGCGAAATCAGTTCATTCGTAAAGATACCAATAGCACCTTCTTTTTTACGGACGTCTTTTCGTTTCGCGAAATCGTCCATTATATCACCAAGCTCCATCCCTTGATTAAGTTTGGCTGAAAATTCCTGCGGGAGCTGAATTCTGGCACCACCAGCGGTAAAGGTAGTGCCATCACTGTGGACAAGTGCACCCCAATTCGTTACATACAGCTGATTGTCCAGTGTCATCACACCACCTTCCAGCCCAATACCAATGTCACACGTTGACTCTGTTACACATTGCCGGGCACGATTTATAGCACCGCGCCGGGTTTCCTCATCCGTCTGAGGTTGGGCACTGACCTGAGATGTTACCTCAATTCCAGTAACATTATCAACATGAAATACCGACCCCACAGCCTCGATTTTAGCAGGATTTTTCGACCCGATTAAAATTTTCATTCAAACACCTCATTTGTTTTTACACCACAATTTTTTCCAAAATTTAATGTTGAAGATGAAGCTTAAACTCTCGAAGATGACCTTCCATCTCTCGAAGATGGCACTCAAACTCTCGAAGATGACCCTCCATCTCTCGAAGATGGCACTTAAACTCTCGAACTCAATCCCCCACACGTCAATATCAAAAATATCAAAACAAGATAAGCTGCCATCACTCTATGACAGCAGCTCGATCAACTTTAATTAGCCTTTTTAATGCTATCCAACGTGCTTTTATCCGTGGATTTAGCAAGCTTGACAATTAATTCCTTGGCCGCCTGATAATCATCCACGTGAATCATTGATGCGGCAGTGTGAATGTATCTGGAACAAATTCCAACCACTGCGGATGGAACCCCGTCATTAGAAAGATGAACACGTCCGGCATCTGTACCACCCTGCGATATAAAGTACTGATATGGAATGTCATTGGATTCAGCTGTATCCAGAATAAAGTCCCTCATTCCATGATGTGTAATCATCGAACGATCAAAAATTCGAAGCAATGCTCCCTTGCCAAGCTGACCAAATTCACTTTCATCACCGGACATATCATTGGCAGGAGAAGCATCAAGCGCATAAAAAATATCCGGCTTGATCATATTGGCGGCAACCTGAGCGCCGCGCAAGCCCACTTCCTCTTGTACCGTTGCACCTGAATATAACTCGTTTGAAAGTGTTTCACCTTTTAATTCTTTCAGTAATTCAATGGATAATCCGCAGCCATAACGATTATCCCAGGCTTTTGCAAGAATCTTTTTATCATTTGCCATCGGTGTAAATGGACAAATCGGCAAAATAGCCTGGCCCGGTTTTACACCAATTCGTTCAGCATCCTCCTGGTCATCGGCACCAATATCAATCAGCATATTGCTTAATTCCATTGGTTTCTTGCGCTGTTCCGGTGTAAGATTATGTGGCGGGATCGATCCAATCACACCGGTAATTGGCCCGTTATCCGTCATAACCTGTACCCGCTGCGCAAGCAATACCTGGCTCCACCATCCACCAAGAGTCTGAAAACGAAGCATCCCATTTTTGGTGATTTTCGTTACCATTAACCCAACTTCATCCATATGGCCGGCAACCATTACACGCGGACCTTCCCCTTTTCTGACACCGAACACACCGCCAAGATTGTCCTGAATCAATTCATCTGAATATTTTTCAAGTTCATGTTTCATAAACCGACGAACCGGTTGCTCATTTCCCGGTGCCCCCTGCAGTTCGGTAAGCGTTCTGAACATGTCCATTGTTTCCTGCTTCATATGTATACCCCCATTATTATGTAATATATTCAGTATAAACGAAAACACGTTAAGCTTTCCACCCTACAGACATACTGCCTAACAGTTTCTATTTTTATTAATTTAAGTTATACTAAGAATTGAATTGAACAACCTAAAATTGGAACAAATTTTGTATAGAGGTGAATGAGATGAGTGTAAAAAAAGCAGTACTGGCAGCCGGTTTAGGCGTTGCAGTTGGCTATGTGGCAAAACAACAAATTGACAATTACCAAAAAATCACCCCGGAAAAAGCATTAAAACAGGCAAAAGAGACATTTAAAAAACAAGGTCCGATCAGCGGTTCATGGATTTATATGAAACCTGAGGAAGTGGAGCGAAACGGTTTGTTGTATAATGCTTATCGCGGTGGCGTAACCAGAAATATCGACGGGGAAAACAAGCAGTTTGAATTCTATGTGGACGTTGAAACAGGTGCAGTCATCGGTTCTGTACAAACAGCATAATAAATTCCTGAACAACCAAAAAAATTTAACTGGCGTGAGGTATTATTATTGCCTTAAGCTGTCCAGCCTCATTTGATAGGGTTTAGACTGTTACGACCGCTTCATGTTCCCGCATGAGCGGTTTTTACTAATGCATGATTCTCCAGTCCGAACACAGAGATAATATAACCCCCTTTGGTATCACAAAATCCAAAGGGGGTTAAACGTTAACATTTTTTCTGATAGTGCAGCCTTATTTAATCAATTCTGCAACTGGATTAAATTTATTCAATTGACTTTACTTATATTCATACCGTTCTCTATCCACCTGATCAATCCGCTTGCCTTCCGCGTCAAATTTGACCGCACGAAGATAGGCGTCATGATAAAATGTATACCATGCCTGCTTGGAGTAGCCAAAATCCATCCATTTCTCTTTCTGATGAACGGAAGTAACAGGATAATCGTCATAGGCAAGTGCCCACAGCTTATTTTGATGTGCATGGGTCGGCATAATGTCAGCCATATGGATAAAGGTTTCATCCCCATCTTCAAATACCAGTATCGAATGGCCGTCACTGTGTCCGCCGGTATGAATCATTTTTAGCCCATCAGCAATCTGCTTTTCATTTTCGAACGGCTGCACCTGCTCCTGAATCGGTTTCCAATTCATTTCCCAGTATGTATTCGCAGACCGGATATTCGGGTTCCGCATTTCATCCCATTCAACCTGAGAGACGTGAATCACTGCGTTCTTAAAAAGAGACTCGTAACCATCACCAACTGCTTTTGTAATACCACACGCATGGTCAAAATGAAGATGCGTCATGAGCATTGCATCAATGTCATTAACCGTCAGACCTACCTCAGCCAATGATTGATTAAGTGAAGATTCTTCCAGCACCCCAAAATTCCGCAACTGTTTATCGGTAAGTTTATCATTACCCATACCAGAATCAATCAGGTAGTTCCGACCGTCCAGCTGAAGTAAAATCGGATCTGTCCGTAATTCAATCTGGTTTTTTTCATTGTACGGATATTTCCTGCTCCATAATGCCTTAGGAACAACACCAAACATTGCGCCTCCATCAAGGAAGTTTACTCCCCCGTTCAGCCAAGTCAACTTTGCCCTGCCTACTTGCAGTGTCTCCATTGTTTCATCCTCCTTTGCCTATACTGTCAGTTTAGCGAAAGAGGGAATGCCATGTAAACAAACATGCATCAGAATTCAGATCGGCATCGATAGATCACCTGTCCCTTAGCAGAAAATTTCTCCTCGTATTCGGTCATG is a window of Virgibacillus ihumii DNA encoding:
- a CDS encoding YtoQ family protein; this encodes MDLTVYLAGQIHDDWREKVKAKAKEKSLPISFVSPQTNHERSDNVGEDILGEQPNKTVKDDAASDINNFRTEVLMQKSDAVIALFGESYKQWNTAMDASAAISMNKPTIIVRPDSLVHPLKELSNKANVTVGNIDQALDVLAYIYE
- a CDS encoding M42 family metallopeptidase, giving the protein MKQETMDMFRTLTELQGAPGNEQPVRRFMKHELEKYSDELIQDNLGGVFGVRKGEGPRVMVAGHMDEVGLMVTKITKNGMLRFQTLGGWWSQVLLAQRVQVMTDNGPITGVIGSIPPHNLTPEQRKKPMELSNMLIDIGADDQEDAERIGVKPGQAILPICPFTPMANDKKILAKAWDNRYGCGLSIELLKELKGETLSNELYSGATVQEEVGLRGAQVAANMIKPDIFYALDASPANDMSGDESEFGQLGKGALLRIFDRSMITHHGMRDFILDTAESNDIPYQYFISQGGTDAGRVHLSNDGVPSAVVGICSRYIHTAASMIHVDDYQAAKELIVKLAKSTDKSTLDSIKKAN
- a CDS encoding YtnP family quorum-quenching lactonase; its protein translation is METLQVGRAKLTWLNGGVNFLDGGAMFGVVPKALWSRKYPYNEKNQIELRTDPILLQLDGRNYLIDSGMGNDKLTDKQLRNFGVLEESSLNQSLAEVGLTVNDIDAMLMTHLHFDHACGITKAVGDGYESLFKNAVIHVSQVEWDEMRNPNIRSANTYWEMNWKPIQEQVQPFENEKQIADGLKMIHTGGHSDGHSILVFEDGDETFIHMADIMPTHAHQNKLWALAYDDYPVTSVHQKEKWMDFGYSKQAWYTFYHDAYLRAVKFDAEGKRIDQVDRERYEYK
- a CDS encoding PepSY domain-containing protein, whose amino-acid sequence is MSVKKAVLAAGLGVAVGYVAKQQIDNYQKITPEKALKQAKETFKKQGPISGSWIYMKPEEVERNGLLYNAYRGGVTRNIDGENKQFEFYVDVETGAVIGSVQTA
- a CDS encoding DUF84 family protein, which codes for MKILIGSKNPAKIEAVGSVFHVDNVTGIEVTSQVSAQPQTDEETRRGAINRARQCVTESTCDIGIGLEGGVMTLDNQLYVTNWGALVHSDGTTFTAGGARIQLPQEFSAKLNQGMELGDIMDDFAKRKDVRKKEGAIGIFTNELISRKEMFVHVVTLLKGQYDFSQK